In the Colletotrichum lupini chromosome 4, complete sequence genome, CGAATAGGACTGTCTTGACCGGAGAGCGATTCCTGGCAAGGAACGCAGTGAAGCCGAGTCTCCTCTGTGAGAACCGTGCCGCGGCTCAGCGAGGGAACGCCCCGATCCTCGAGTGGACGGAGATGCCTACGCCCCTGGCGACTGTCGGACTCGACTGCGAGTACCGATACAAGACCATCAGCCTTCCGGCGAACATCAAGGTGCCGGATATCGTGGAGATACTAAAGAGTGGCAGGACGGAGCACATCATTTTGGATTCGTCCAACTCGAGCAACATGGCGACGGGAGCTGCGGACGTTCGGGGCCGATTTAGCGTCATTGCTCTGGATGTGGAGGAGTCACTGCGAATCGAGCATCATGTGGGAGACGATTTCGCCACGGCCCGGATCCCATCGATTCAGGGGCTGCCCGTCGACCTGGTGGAGACCGTCCCCTTCGGGTCGCAAAGGAACATTTGGCATCTCCTCTCCGGTTTCCTTGAGAAGCGACGCATCCCGGCCTCGGGGGAGCTCCAGACACCGTTCCGAGGAGGCTTCATGGGCTACCTTACGTACGAGATGGGACTAAAGGGGATCGACGTGGAGGTGGCTGCTGAAAGAGGGCATCAGAGGCCTGACCTGTGCTTCGCTTGGGTCACTAAGAGTATTGTGGTCGATCACGTCAAGGGCTTGTTGCATGTCCAGCACCTTCAGAAGCGCAAACTCAATGCCGACTTTTGGATCGACTCCGTGGTGGCATCGTTGCAGACGTCCCACTTTTGGCAGTCACCGGGCAAGACCACCGTCAACGGTTCGGATGCTTCGACGGTAGCTACGAGGCCCGTTATTCGGGTCCCCGCCGCCGACGAGTACGAAGGCAAGGTCTCGCGCTGTCAAGACTTCATCGCCGCCGGCGAGTCCTACGAGCTGTGCCTGACGGACCAGACGACAATCACATTACCCGGACGCTCAACAAAGGAACACCAAAACGGCCTCGCCAACGGACACCTGTCTTCAGAACAGGTGCAAAACAAATCCGCACACGTTGCGCCCTGGAGGCTCTACAAGACGCTCAGAGCCCGCCAGCCCGCGCCCTTTGGCTCCTTCATCCGCCTCGGCGGCGCGACCCTGATCAGCAGCTCCCCGGAGCGTTTCCTCGAGTACGACGCCGACGGCTTCTGCTCCATGCGGCCGATGAAGGGCACTGTCCGCAAGTCGAACCAGGTCGCCACGCTCGCGCAGGCCGAGGCGATCCTGCACGTGCCCAAAGAGGAGGCGGAGAACCTCATGATTGTGGACCTCGTCCGCCACGACCTGCACGGCGTCTGCGGCTCTGGCAACGTCACGGTGCCGCACCTGATGAAGGTGGAGGAGTACGCGACCGTGTTCCAGATGATTACGATTGTCAACGGACAGCTACCGAAGCccaagacgacgacgacgacgggtGCCGATCGTCAGCACACGGGGCTCGATGTCCTCGCTGCTAGTCTCCCGCCGGGCAGCATGACGGGAGCCCCGAAGAAGCGGAGCTGCGAGCTGCTGCAGGAGATCGAGGAGCACAGGGAGAGGAGTCTGTATTCTGGCGTGGTGGGGTACATGGACGCCACTGGAAAGGGGGACTGGAGCGTCACGATCCGAACTATGTTCAAGTGGGATGATGAAGCTGCGCCGCCGGAGGAAGGCGAGACGGAGCCGAGAGAGGTCTGGCATATCGGAGCCGGCGGTGCCGTGACTATCCTGAGCACTGCCGAGGGTGAGAGGGAGGAGATGTTTACCAAGTTGGCGGGGCCTTTGGGCGTCTTTGCGGAAGCATGAGCGGGTTCGGGATTTGGGGATAGATTGGGAGGAGGGGGCCTCGCAATTTTTGGAATCGGCTTACTGGCGTTTACTATGTCATGAAGGGGGATATTCATGGTAAGGGGGATTTTTTGGTTGATACCTCAACGTATCTGGGATATTAGACTCTGGACCTTCACGGGTATTAGACTCAACTTTTAGACGACCCGGATCATCCACACGAAACTAGTAGAAAAAACAAGAtcattattaaataatccatGTTTACGCTATCAGTTTTCCGCAGTCGGTCATTGGGAATTAGATGGTTTTGTCGTTGCATAACAAAAGCG is a window encoding:
- a CDS encoding aminodeoxychorismate synthase yields the protein MLPVLGICLGFQSLVFSSGGKVRRLQRGLHGMVRTIQHEKPEATCAEDIFDGVSEFKATLYHSLCADIGQDSISDSTWAECRWRTQKTALELLPLAWVDEERDSGRERILMAVKHQSKPFWGLQYHPESVCTQPAGHAVISNWLREAMAWNLKANRTVLTGERFLARNAVKPSLLCENRAAAQRGNAPILEWTEMPTPLATVGLDCEYRYKTISLPANIKVPDIVEILKSGRTEHIILDSSNSSNMATGAADVRGRFSVIALDVEESLRIEHHVGDDFATARIPSIQGLPVDLVETVPFGSQRNIWHLLSGFLEKRRIPASGELQTPFRGGFMGYLTYEMGLKGIDVEVAAERGHQRPDLCFAWVTKSIVVDHVKGLLHVQHLQKRKLNADFWIDSVVASLQTSHFWQSPGKTTVNGSDASTVATRPVIRVPAADEYEGKVSRCQDFIAAGESYELCLTDQTTITLPGRSTKEHQNGLANGHLSSEQVQNKSAHVAPWRLYKTLRARQPAPFGSFIRLGGATLISSSPERFLEYDADGFCSMRPMKGTVRKSNQVATLAQAEAILHVPKEEAENLMIVDLVRHDLHGVCGSGNVTVPHLMKVEEYATVFQMITIVNGQLPKPKTTTTTGADRQHTGLDVLAASLPPGSMTGAPKKRSCELLQEIEEHRERSLYSGVVGYMDATGKGDWSVTIRTMFKWDDEAAPPEEGETEPREVWHIGAGGAVTILSTAEGEREEMFTKLAGPLGVFAEA